The Gemmatimonadaceae bacterium genome window below encodes:
- a CDS encoding energy transducer TonB — protein sequence MRLDVLSDDPFENAPSMRATLFPVFTADGLARTSAAVDVRVDPAYPQDAIADSITGRVSMQVVIGTDGKADSSTIHIVEPSPAQLATSPMAHFYREFIDASRAVVTRETFRPARIAGCVIRQVVNLSFDYLPRKKPAAQ from the coding sequence ATGCGCCTCGACGTTCTGAGCGACGATCCATTCGAGAATGCGCCGTCGATGCGCGCCACGCTGTTCCCCGTCTTCACAGCCGACGGTTTGGCTCGCACCTCGGCGGCGGTCGATGTGCGCGTCGATCCGGCGTATCCCCAGGACGCGATCGCTGACTCGATCACCGGCCGCGTATCGATGCAGGTCGTCATCGGCACCGATGGCAAAGCCGACTCGAGCACGATACACATTGTCGAGCCATCGCCAGCGCAATTGGCGACATCGCCTATGGCGCACTTCTACCGCGAATTCATCGATGCATCACGGGCCGTCGTGACGCGCGAGACCTTTCGCCCGGCCAGGATCGCGGGATGCGTCATCCGGCAAGTCGTGAACCTGAGCTTCGACTATCTGCCGCGAAAGAAGCCGGCGGCGCAATGA
- a CDS encoding efflux RND transporter permease subunit, whose translation MTALATGLGLLPLAIGSGDPGREIEGPLAVVILGGLVTSTALSLFVLPTLALKFGRFGDVSAPEPL comes from the coding sequence ATGACGGCGCTGGCAACTGGATTGGGGCTTCTGCCGCTCGCCATCGGCAGCGGCGATCCGGGGCGGGAGATAGAAGGGCCGCTCGCCGTCGTGATCCTGGGCGGTCTGGTGACATCGACGGCCCTCAGTCTCTTCGTGCTGCCGACGCTCGCGCTCAAGTTCGGTCGATTCGGCGATGTGTCCGCTCCGGAACCCCTCTGA
- a CDS encoding response regulator, translated as MPIKILVIEDERKAAAYLRQGLAEAGYVVDAALDGDSGLDAARRSAYDLVVCDVMLPGRDGFSVAGELRRAGCTTPILFLTARNAVDDRVRGLDAGGARTRRLPNRRSRL; from the coding sequence GTGCCGATTAAGATCTTGGTAATCGAGGATGAACGCAAAGCCGCGGCGTACCTTCGCCAGGGACTGGCGGAAGCGGGATACGTCGTCGACGCCGCGCTCGACGGCGATTCGGGTCTCGATGCGGCGCGACGATCGGCGTACGATCTCGTCGTCTGCGACGTGATGCTCCCTGGGCGAGACGGGTTCTCGGTCGCCGGAGAGCTCCGCCGCGCTGGATGTACAACTCCGATTCTCTTCTTGACCGCCAGGAATGCAGTTGATGACCGTGTGCGCGGCCTCGACGCAGGCGGCGCGCGCACCCGACGTCTTCCGAATCGGCGATCTCGTCTGTGA